One Bradyrhizobium sp. CCGB12 genomic window carries:
- a CDS encoding FAD-dependent oxidoreductase, producing the protein MAQAKSQFGYRRHPDQDRPGKDPAAHPVVVVGAGPVGLSLAIDLAQRGQQVVLLDDADRIGEGSRAICFSKRSLEYWDRLGVGDRMVDKGVVWSVGRIFHGESQLYQFNLLPEDGHKRPAFINLQQYYAEAYLVDRIGDLPAIDLRWRNKVTALEQRNDAVALTIETPEGAYRLHAQYVIACDGARSSVRQMVGAEFAGQVFEDQFLIADVKMTAEFPTERWFWFDPPFHAGRSALLHRQPDDVWRIDLQLNRHADPIVEKKPENVRPRIARMLGHDKFEFEWISLYKFQCRRMDRFIHGRVIFAGDSAHQVSPFGARGANSGLEDAENLSWKLDRVLRGTSPASLLESYHAERSMAADENIRESTRSTDFMAPNSHQEARLRKAVLSLAKETEFGKRMVNGGRLSVPCSYDSPLSSRDGDAWRGGPSPGCSMLDAPVAMRAGEQAYLTDAFRNGGTDFTLLSFSNGAAIDVPDGVRDIRIGGESGLADPSGLVAKRYDAEPGAAYLLRPDGYVAARFRHPTGAAIAAALSRAAGLN; encoded by the coding sequence ATGGCCCAGGCCAAATCCCAGTTCGGCTATCGACGCCACCCCGATCAGGATCGTCCCGGCAAGGACCCGGCCGCGCATCCGGTCGTGGTCGTCGGGGCGGGGCCGGTCGGGTTGTCGCTGGCGATCGACCTCGCCCAGCGCGGCCAGCAAGTGGTGCTCCTGGACGATGCCGATCGCATCGGCGAAGGCTCGCGCGCGATCTGCTTTTCGAAGCGGTCGCTGGAATATTGGGACCGGCTCGGCGTCGGCGACCGCATGGTCGACAAGGGCGTGGTGTGGAGCGTCGGCCGGATTTTTCACGGCGAGTCCCAGCTCTACCAGTTCAATCTCCTGCCCGAGGATGGTCATAAGCGACCGGCCTTCATCAACCTCCAGCAATATTACGCCGAGGCCTATCTGGTCGATCGCATCGGCGATCTGCCTGCGATCGATCTGCGCTGGCGCAACAAGGTGACGGCGCTGGAACAGCGCAACGATGCCGTTGCGCTCACGATCGAAACGCCCGAGGGCGCCTATCGCCTGCACGCACAATATGTCATCGCCTGCGACGGCGCACGGTCCTCGGTGCGACAGATGGTGGGCGCGGAATTTGCCGGCCAGGTGTTCGAGGACCAGTTCCTGATCGCCGACGTCAAGATGACGGCGGAATTCCCGACCGAGCGCTGGTTCTGGTTCGACCCGCCGTTTCATGCGGGCCGCTCGGCGCTTTTGCACCGGCAGCCAGACGACGTCTGGCGCATCGACCTCCAGCTCAATCGCCATGCCGATCCGATCGTCGAGAAGAAGCCGGAAAACGTGCGGCCGCGGATCGCGCGCATGCTCGGCCACGACAAGTTCGAGTTCGAGTGGATCTCGCTGTACAAATTCCAGTGCCGGCGGATGGACCGCTTCATCCATGGCCGCGTGATTTTTGCCGGCGATTCCGCGCATCAGGTCTCGCCGTTCGGTGCGCGCGGCGCGAACTCGGGACTCGAGGACGCCGAAAACCTGTCCTGGAAGCTTGACCGCGTGCTGCGGGGGACTTCTCCCGCGAGCCTGCTCGAGAGCTACCACGCCGAGCGCAGTATGGCGGCCGACGAGAACATCCGCGAATCCACCCGCTCGACCGATTTCATGGCGCCGAACTCGCATCAGGAGGCCCGGTTGCGCAAGGCGGTGCTGTCGCTGGCCAAGGAGACCGAGTTCGGCAAGCGCATGGTCAATGGCGGCCGGCTGTCGGTGCCGTGCAGCTACGATTCGCCGCTGTCATCGCGCGATGGAGATGCGTGGCGTGGGGGACCATCGCCCGGCTGCTCCATGCTGGACGCGCCGGTTGCGATGCGTGCGGGCGAGCAGGCCTATCTCACGGATGCATTCCGCAACGGTGGAACGGACTTCACCTTGCTGTCGTTCAGCAATGGTGCAGCGATCGATGTCCCCGATGGCGTCAGGGATATCCGCATTGGCGGCGAGAGCGGGCTTGCCGATCCCTCAGGCCTGGTCGCAAAGCGCTACGACGCCGAGCCGGGCGCCGCTTATCTGCTCAGGCCCGATGGCTACGTTGCCGCACGCTTCCGCCATCCGACGGGTGCGGCGATCGCCGCGGCACTGTCGCGGGCAGCAGGCTTGAATTGA
- a CDS encoding MarR family winged helix-turn-helix transcriptional regulator, whose amino-acid sequence MARTSSDIALTTRQADEPSSRPKPRLDLFKFVPFRLNRLAAEVSSALAVEYQERHGLDIPAWRVIATLGFRNDACSAQYISQCTRTHKSTISRAVTTLLNEDLIERVENEADRREFRLQLTKKGRALYEELFPQLLRREDEILACLSAQERKQLEALLGKIEQSLDLIQTSEEADAKQAY is encoded by the coding sequence TTGGCAAGGACATCCAGCGACATCGCGCTGACGACACGGCAAGCCGACGAGCCTTCATCGCGGCCCAAGCCTCGGCTCGACCTGTTCAAGTTCGTTCCATTCCGGCTCAATCGGCTTGCGGCCGAAGTGAGTTCCGCGCTCGCGGTCGAGTATCAGGAGCGCCACGGCCTCGACATCCCGGCATGGCGCGTGATCGCCACGCTCGGCTTCCGCAACGATGCCTGCAGCGCGCAGTACATCTCGCAATGTACCCGCACGCATAAATCGACCATCAGCCGCGCGGTCACCACTCTGCTCAATGAGGACCTGATCGAGCGGGTCGAAAATGAAGCCGACCGCCGCGAATTCCGCCTGCAGCTGACGAAGAAGGGCCGCGCGCTCTACGAAGAGCTGTTTCCGCAGTTGCTGCGGCGGGAAGACGAGATCCTCGCCTGCCTCTCGGCGCAGGAGCGCAAGCAGCTCGAAGCCCTGCTCGGCAAGATCGAGCAGAGTCTCGACCTGATCCAGACCAGCGAAGAAGCCGACGCGAAGCAGGCGTATTAG
- the fahA gene encoding fumarylacetoacetase has product MTTHPNDPSLRSFIEVDSASDFPIQNLPYGVFSTAANPTPRVGVAIGNYVLDLWELEQDSRLDVGPLGVFSGPSLNPFMVLGPKVWTKTRARISELLRHDHPELRDNEELRKQALVPMRDAKLHLPFAVSGYTDFYSSREHATNVGVMFRGKDNALQPNWLHMPIAYNGRASTVVVSGTKVKRPRGQLKPPNVDVPSFGPCKRLDFELEIGVVIGQPSPMGGMLSESQAEEMIFGFVLLNDWSARDIQQWEYVPLGPFLAKAFATSISPWVVTREALEPFRLNGPEQEPVPLDYLKQTKPQNYDLELDVSLRAAGANAPASISRTNFKYMYWSSVQQLMHHASSGCAMNVGDLLGSGTISGPEKDQRGSLLEISWNGTEPVELPGGAKRSFLEDGDSLVMRGWCQGSGYRVGFGEVEGTILAAE; this is encoded by the coding sequence ATGACAACTCACCCCAACGACCCCAGCCTCCGCTCCTTCATCGAGGTCGATTCCGCCTCCGACTTCCCGATCCAGAACCTGCCCTATGGCGTGTTCTCGACCGCGGCCAATCCGACGCCACGGGTTGGTGTGGCGATCGGAAACTACGTGCTCGATCTCTGGGAGCTCGAGCAGGACTCCCGGCTGGACGTCGGTCCGCTCGGCGTATTCTCCGGACCGTCGCTCAATCCGTTCATGGTGCTCGGGCCAAAAGTCTGGACGAAGACGCGGGCGCGGATCAGCGAGCTCTTGCGCCACGATCATCCGGAGCTGCGCGACAACGAGGAGCTGCGCAAGCAGGCTCTGGTGCCGATGCGCGATGCAAAGCTGCATCTGCCGTTCGCGGTTTCCGGCTACACCGATTTCTATTCGTCCAGGGAGCACGCCACCAATGTCGGCGTGATGTTCCGCGGCAAGGATAATGCGTTGCAGCCGAACTGGCTGCACATGCCGATCGCCTATAACGGCCGCGCCTCCACCGTCGTCGTCTCCGGCACCAAGGTGAAGCGGCCGCGTGGGCAACTCAAGCCGCCGAATGTCGACGTGCCGAGTTTCGGGCCATGCAAGCGGCTCGATTTCGAGCTGGAGATAGGCGTCGTGATCGGCCAGCCCTCGCCGATGGGCGGCATGTTGAGCGAGAGCCAAGCCGAGGAGATGATCTTCGGCTTCGTGCTGCTCAACGACTGGAGCGCGCGCGACATCCAGCAATGGGAATATGTGCCGCTCGGCCCGTTCCTGGCCAAGGCGTTCGCGACCTCGATCAGCCCGTGGGTGGTGACGCGCGAGGCGCTTGAGCCATTCCGCCTGAACGGGCCGGAGCAGGAGCCGGTGCCGCTCGATTATCTCAAGCAGACGAAACCGCAGAACTACGATCTGGAACTCGACGTGTCCTTGCGCGCCGCCGGCGCCAATGCGCCTGCCAGCATCAGCCGCACCAATTTCAAATACATGTACTGGTCCTCGGTGCAGCAACTGATGCACCATGCCTCCAGCGGCTGCGCCATGAATGTCGGTGATCTCCTGGGGAGCGGCACCATCTCAGGCCCGGAGAAGGATCAGCGCGGCAGCTTGCTTGAGATCAGTTGGAACGGCACCGAGCCGGTGGAATTGCCCGGCGGCGCCAAGCGGTCATTCCTGGAAGATGGCGACAGCCTCGTGATGCGCGGCTGGTGCCAGGGCAGCGGCTATCGCGTCGGGTTCGGTGAGGTCGAGGGGACGATTTTGGCGGCGGAGTAG
- a CDS encoding methyltransferase domain-containing protein — MTALAHAATLLVAFAATRAYAADIGYLAPPGVAANEFPSPQRPVARIVSPRRSAEEHRDALNEAGQIARVLELKPGTTVGDIGAGGGYHTVRLSRLVGPAGTVVAQDVTRDYLIELVKRTELLKLTNVQFALGEPHDPRLPASSLDAAILVHMYHEIAQPYAFLYNLAPALKQGARVGIVDLELPTSKHGTPIKLLRCELTAVGYREVATHKLAGDGGYLAVFSPPEIAGRKSPRDIVPCGDPAGTR; from the coding sequence GTGACGGCACTGGCTCATGCAGCGACGCTACTTGTGGCATTTGCCGCAACTCGCGCATACGCCGCTGACATAGGTTATCTGGCTCCCCCCGGGGTCGCTGCAAACGAGTTTCCCTCACCGCAGCGCCCTGTTGCTCGGATTGTCAGCCCACGCCGCTCGGCCGAAGAGCACCGTGACGCCCTCAATGAGGCCGGTCAAATCGCGCGTGTTCTAGAACTGAAACCAGGCACGACAGTCGGCGACATTGGTGCAGGCGGTGGCTACCACACGGTCAGGCTCTCGCGCCTCGTCGGACCCGCCGGCACTGTCGTTGCCCAGGACGTCACGCGGGATTACCTCATCGAGCTCGTCAAGCGAACAGAACTTCTGAAGTTGACGAACGTGCAATTCGCGCTCGGCGAACCACACGATCCGCGTCTGCCCGCTTCCTCGCTGGATGCCGCAATCCTCGTGCACATGTATCATGAGATAGCCCAACCCTATGCCTTCCTCTACAATCTCGCGCCCGCCTTGAAGCAAGGTGCGCGGGTCGGAATTGTCGACCTTGAGCTTCCGACGTCGAAGCATGGCACGCCAATTAAGCTCTTGCGCTGCGAATTGACCGCCGTCGGCTATCGCGAGGTCGCCACACATAAGCTCGCCGGGGACGGAGGATACCTGGCGGTATTCTCTCCGCCGGAGATAGCGGGTCGAAAATCTCCCCGCGATATCGTTCCTTGTGGGGATCCTGCCGGCACTCGCTGA
- a CDS encoding ABC transporter substrate-binding protein — MRRRDFMPLVCGAVVALPLAALAQKAGQTYRLGCLSPHPRDIGFNVRFFDNLRRAGFIDGRNLTIDYRAFAPHIDLISQLAAELIIARPDVIYAASGPAVHAVKQATKSIPIVGITDDMVGEGMVESFTRPNGNVTGISIFGAELDGMRQDLLIEAVPGIRRMAALADTSQFITEAKARALQEAARARNVELSIYRITRAEEIAATIDKAQASGATALNVLSSGMLDGNGPLIIERVAALRFPTMYQWGVRAEQGGFIGYGPSSDHLADLTARFAASLLRGTKPADLPVEQPTKFELVINLKTARAMGVTVPEVLLARADKVIE, encoded by the coding sequence ATGAGACGGCGCGATTTCATGCCCCTTGTCTGCGGCGCGGTCGTGGCGTTGCCGCTTGCAGCGCTGGCCCAGAAAGCGGGACAGACCTATCGCCTTGGTTGCTTGTCTCCGCATCCTCGCGATATTGGGTTTAACGTACGTTTTTTCGACAACCTGCGGCGTGCTGGTTTCATTGATGGCCGAAACCTCACGATTGATTACCGCGCCTTTGCACCTCATATCGATCTGATTTCACAACTCGCGGCGGAGCTGATCATAGCCCGACCCGATGTCATCTATGCTGCTTCAGGGCCAGCAGTTCACGCCGTAAAGCAGGCAACAAAGAGTATTCCCATCGTTGGGATCACGGACGATATGGTCGGAGAGGGAATGGTAGAATCGTTCACCCGGCCCAATGGCAATGTCACGGGGATCAGCATTTTTGGCGCTGAGCTTGACGGCATGCGACAGGATCTCCTGATCGAAGCCGTGCCTGGGATTCGCCGCATGGCGGCTCTCGCCGATACCAGCCAGTTTATAACTGAGGCGAAGGCTCGCGCTTTGCAAGAGGCGGCGCGCGCACGCAACGTCGAGCTTTCAATCTATCGTATCACCAGAGCTGAGGAGATTGCAGCGACTATCGATAAGGCACAGGCATCGGGGGCCACGGCGCTGAATGTTCTTAGTTCCGGGATGCTCGACGGCAATGGTCCGCTGATTATCGAACGAGTTGCAGCACTGCGCTTTCCAACCATGTATCAGTGGGGAGTGCGGGCCGAGCAAGGTGGCTTTATCGGCTACGGCCCATCGTCCGATCACTTGGCAGACCTTACTGCCCGATTTGCGGCGAGCCTTTTGCGCGGCACGAAGCCTGCCGATCTGCCCGTCGAACAGCCGACGAAATTCGAGCTGGTAATCAACCTCAAAACCGCCAGGGCGATGGGTGTTACGGTTCCGGAGGTCTTGTTGGCGCGCGCTGACAAGGTGATCGAATAA
- a CDS encoding DUF2783 domain-containing protein, with the protein MPLSTSSNFARPDDAFRAVVEAHRGLTDEQSADFDAALVLILANHIGDIDVLREAIGLAKRRMIDGQQQQQQQQ; encoded by the coding sequence ATGCCGCTCTCCACCAGCTCCAATTTCGCGCGACCCGACGATGCCTTTCGCGCCGTCGTCGAGGCGCATCGCGGTCTCACCGACGAGCAGAGCGCCGATTTCGACGCAGCGCTGGTGTTGATCCTCGCCAATCACATCGGCGACATCGATGTGCTGCGCGAAGCGATCGGGCTGGCGAAACGCCGCATGATCGACGGCCAGCAGCAACAACAGCAACAACAATAA
- the hmgA gene encoding homogentisate 1,2-dioxygenase, whose protein sequence is MNINTSPDQIVRSSAQVTPGYMSGFGNSFETEALPGALPIGRNSPQRCAYGLYAEQLSGSPFTAPRGTNERSWLYRIRPSVKHSGRFEKVDAGLWRSAPCHEYDLPIAQLRWDPTPLPKDEVTFVQGVQTMTTAGDVNTQAGMAAHVYLITKSMVDQHFYNADGELMFVLQQGNLRVVTEFGRIDAEPGEIVVIPRGVKFRVEIPNGPARGYLCENYGGAFTLPERGPIGANCLANARDFLTPVANYEDKDTPTELFVKWGGSLFKTQLAHSPIDVVAWHGNYAPYKYDLRTFSPVGAIGFDHPDPSIFTVLTSPSETAGTANIDFVIFPERWMVADNTFRPPWYHMNIMSEFMGLIYGVYDAKPQGFVPGGISLHNCMLPHGPDRDAFEHASNVELKPVKLTGTMAFMFETRYPQRVTEHAAKSSALQDDYADCWKGLEKRFDPNKP, encoded by the coding sequence ATGAACATCAATACCTCGCCTGATCAGATCGTTCGGAGCTCGGCCCAGGTCACGCCGGGCTACATGTCCGGCTTCGGCAACAGCTTTGAGACGGAGGCGCTGCCGGGCGCGCTGCCGATCGGACGTAATTCACCGCAGCGCTGCGCCTATGGCCTCTATGCCGAACAGCTCTCAGGTTCGCCCTTCACCGCGCCGCGCGGCACCAATGAGCGCTCCTGGCTCTATCGCATCCGTCCTTCGGTGAAGCATTCCGGTCGCTTCGAGAAGGTCGATGCCGGCCTGTGGCGCTCGGCGCCGTGCCATGAATACGATCTGCCGATCGCGCAGCTGCGCTGGGATCCGACGCCGCTGCCGAAGGACGAGGTCACCTTTGTCCAGGGCGTGCAGACCATGACGACCGCCGGTGACGTCAACACGCAGGCCGGCATGGCCGCGCATGTCTACCTCATCACCAAATCGATGGTGGACCAGCACTTCTACAATGCCGACGGCGAGCTCATGTTCGTGCTGCAGCAGGGCAATCTGCGCGTCGTCACCGAGTTCGGCCGCATCGATGCCGAGCCCGGCGAGATCGTGGTGATCCCGCGCGGCGTCAAGTTCCGCGTCGAGATTCCGAACGGGCCGGCGCGCGGCTATCTCTGCGAGAACTATGGCGGCGCCTTCACGCTGCCGGAGCGCGGACCGATCGGGGCCAACTGCCTCGCCAATGCGCGCGACTTCCTGACGCCGGTCGCGAATTACGAGGACAAGGACACGCCGACCGAGCTGTTCGTGAAATGGGGCGGGTCGTTGTTCAAGACGCAGCTAGCCCATTCACCGATCGACGTCGTCGCGTGGCACGGCAATTACGCGCCCTACAAATACGATCTGCGGACCTTCTCGCCGGTCGGCGCGATCGGCTTCGACCATCCCGATCCCTCGATCTTCACGGTGCTGACCTCGCCGTCGGAGACCGCAGGCACCGCGAATATCGACTTCGTCATCTTCCCCGAGCGCTGGATGGTCGCCGACAACACCTTCCGTCCGCCCTGGTATCACATGAACATCATGAGCGAGTTCATGGGCCTGATCTATGGTGTCTACGACGCCAAGCCGCAAGGCTTCGTCCCCGGCGGCATCAGCTTGCATAATTGCATGCTGCCGCATGGCCCGGACCGCGACGCCTTCGAGCACGCCAGCAACGTCGAGCTGAAGCCGGTGAAGCTGACCGGCACCATGGCTTTCATGTTCGAGACGCGTTATCCGCAGCGCGTCACGGAGCATGCCGCGAAGTCGTCCGCGCTGCAGGATGATTACGCGGATTGCTGGAAGGGTCTCGAGAAGCGGTTCGATCCGAATAAGCCGTAG
- a CDS encoding MBL fold metallo-hydrolase has product MAKNFASTGDLSEKKITFSEIGTDLYAFTAEGDPNTAIIVGDDGCLVFDAQSTPAMANKVIERVQTVTDKPIKYVVLSHYHAVRVLGASAYKAQGIVASQETHRLIAERGQQDWDSEYGRFPRLFEDAQSIPGLTWPTLTFEGEMSIYLGKREVRLMQLGAGHTSGDIVAWVPDAEVMFSGDLIEYHSACYCGDAHLREWPLTLNEIRNFNPKAIAPGRGDALKGIATVREAIAMTRDFVTSLYGAAEISVAKGRTLKESMAATREVMDPKFHSFAIYEHCLPFNVSRAYDEASGIDDPVIWTDKRDQEMWANLQGGG; this is encoded by the coding sequence ATGGCGAAGAACTTCGCATCCACCGGCGATCTCTCCGAGAAGAAGATCACTTTTTCCGAGATCGGCACCGATCTCTATGCCTTCACCGCGGAGGGCGATCCGAACACCGCCATCATCGTCGGCGATGATGGTTGCCTCGTGTTCGACGCGCAATCGACGCCGGCGATGGCCAACAAGGTGATCGAGCGCGTCCAAACCGTTACCGACAAGCCGATCAAATACGTCGTGCTGTCGCATTATCACGCGGTGCGCGTGCTGGGCGCCTCCGCCTACAAGGCGCAGGGCATCGTCGCCTCGCAGGAGACCCATCGCCTGATCGCGGAGCGCGGACAGCAGGATTGGGATTCCGAATACGGCCGCTTTCCGCGCCTGTTCGAGGATGCGCAGAGCATCCCCGGACTGACCTGGCCGACGCTGACCTTCGAAGGCGAGATGTCGATCTATCTCGGAAAACGCGAGGTGCGGCTGATGCAGCTTGGCGCCGGCCACACCTCCGGCGATATCGTCGCCTGGGTGCCGGATGCTGAGGTGATGTTCTCCGGCGATCTCATCGAATATCATTCGGCCTGCTATTGCGGCGATGCGCATTTGCGCGAATGGCCGCTAACGCTGAACGAGATCCGCAACTTCAATCCCAAGGCAATCGCGCCGGGCCGCGGTGATGCGCTGAAAGGCATTGCCACGGTGCGCGAAGCCATCGCGATGACGCGCGACTTCGTCACCTCGCTCTATGGCGCAGCCGAGATCTCCGTCGCCAAGGGGCGCACGCTGAAGGAATCGATGGCGGCGACGCGCGAAGTGATGGATCCGAAGTTCCACAGCTTCGCCATTTACGAGCACTGCCTGCCGTTCAACGTGTCGCGGGCCTATGACGAAGCGTCGGGCATCGACGATCCCGTGATCTGGACCGACAAGCGCGACCAGGAAATGTGGGCGAACTTGCAAGGAGGAGGATAG